CTACCCGCTGCTGTTTGTAATTATAATGATGAGTCACGCCCGAGCGCCGCATCAACTCCAGAATTATTTCGCATCTCCCCTTCATGCGCGGCACTGCAATCGATCGAGGTTTTCAGCCCGGCCAAGCTTTTACtattattactactactactactactactactacggcTGGACGCTACCCACGGCTGTTTGTAATAATAATGATGAGTCACGCCCGCCCTGCTGCTATACAGACAATCTCCCACTTTTTTGTtggctttctttttttctttctcctcctccAACCGGCCCCGGTGAGATATATGTGGAACAAAAATAAACCTCCTCCTCGTCGTCGTTGTTGAAAATCAGTAGAATTTTTTCTGATTTGATCGAATAGTTTCTGGAAGATGATATGAGGCCCCAAAGTGGGAGATATGTTTCCGTTTTAAAAAGTGAACGTGCAAGCATATAACTTGTTCCTGTTTAGGGAGGGAAAGAATCAGCAGGAACGATTCTTAGAGCAATGGGAACATGAAAGTTTACACAATATTCGAAAAGATTCTTCACTGACGTTGGAACGGGGGCCCAGGGTGAACGCGGAATTCTTCAGAATAGTATTCAACTGACGACGTGGCGATTGTTTTTCCCCCGTGAAGTCAAGCCAGCAACGACTGGAGACGGAGAGATGCGAAATAATTCTGAAGTTGTTGCGGCGCGGCGGGCGTGACTCATCATTGTTATTACAAACAGTAGTGGGTCAGCCTCCAGCCATAGTAGTAATAGTAAAAGCTTGGCGCTACTGGGGTTGAAAACTAAAAAAATCGATTGCAGTGCCGCGCATGAAGGGGAGATGTAACATTCTGGagttctctctttttttttctcctcctcCCTGATTCTTTTTCTCTGTGGTAACGCAGCAGCAGTGTTGatataaacaaaaaaacagaatatgtttaccgttcattatttctgtggtgaagaacaaacaaaaaaagagcaGAAACGATTCTTAGATTCACACAAGGGAGAAAAGATCGGGATGAATTTTTCCCTAAAAACTATATAGTTTCTGTTCGGGTGAAATAAAGAACTGGGAGGGAATATTCTTTCCTCTGTGGCACGCAACAACAACCGAGTGTGGATAAAACAGACTTCAGCAAAACGGTGGTACAGATTTACTGACTTGATCGAATATTACTTTCTGGAAGATGATATGAGGCCCCACAGTGGGAGATATGTTTCCGTTTTAAAAAGGCGAACGTGCAAGCATATAACTTGTTCCTGTTTAGGGAGGGAAAGAATCAGCAGGAACGATTCTTAGAGCAACGCGAACATGACCCCGTGCGGCTTGGAAAgttaggagaaaaaaaagagtgaaGGGGTTTACAAAATTCGAAAAGATTCTTCACTGTCGTAGGGTAGTAGAAAGAACACAGAATTCTTCAGAATAGTATTCAACTGACGACGTGGCGTTTGTTTTCCCCTCTGAAGCCAAGCCAGCAACGACTGAATATTCGTGTATAGCCTtgattttactctctctctctctctctctccctctctctctctctctctctctctctccccctctctctctctctctctctctctctttcaatctatatctctgtgtctagttctgtttgtttgtctcgtTTCATTTTGTTGCCGTCTCAGTGTTAACCTCTTACTCAAAACCACAACGAAATTGCGCTGGTTTGGTGTGATACAAGACAAAACCGTATTCCTCTAACATTCATTTATAAAATAAGGCGAACAGTACAATCTGCATCCCcgtgaaaagaaaaaaaacaaaatcttttttttttctctcgagaATGATAACCATTAATAGAAGCTGCACATTAGTTAGCTTATTTTTGCCTTGCTTGCCAATATGCTTCCAAGGTGCCAGCTTATTTTTGCCTTGCTTGCCAATATGCTTCCAAGGTGCCAGTGAGCGGAAAGTTTAGCTGGAATGCGGGAAGGTCTGGCACTCTTTCGGCTGCGCTACCGCGGATCTAATCTCGTGAGCGGCCTGCTACGAGCACGCTATTGTTGTTACACGATCGATACCCTCAACGGGCTGATACTTTCAATCTGCGGCCGGGAGAAACACACTTtgcctttttgtttgtttgttttcataaaataatcttcccattcatgtttgtcttgtgcacgtttaagaccaagtgattgatttgtgtgaattacaggcattccctttgctatataaattatacattgcatgcgagccgaggatgtgcgtggtgactggcctttctcttttatttgatcacggtgaaaatgcacacacacattcacacacacacacacacactctcactccctctctctctctctttctttctctttcttacacacacacacacacacacacacacacacacacacacacacacacacacacacacacaaacagtaacactaacacatgtgcacaaaatgaacacacacacaccgcgcgagagaaaaagacgtcaaagacttttaaccgtgacgtaatctttttatgacgctatatttctcgtcaatgtgtgacgagttcccgccaagtcggtttttttgtggtttatttcgcatttaggtcccaggtaacattatgaagtatgatacgatcaatcggacctactattatcaagttagtgtatcaagttttgaacgaactgcgcccagtagtttcccagcaataagctgttaagtggagacagacacacaattaaagtctgctgagccattgtactagcgtactcggggataaaacaGACTTCAGCAGAACGGGTGGTACAGGTTTACCAATTTGATGGAATAGTAGAGTCTGGAAGATGATATGAGGTTCcaaaaaaaactgaaaagtgTAAGACACGAGGTGAACATGCAAGCATATAACTTGTTTCTTGGTAGTGTTCATACGGgcattctctcattctctgagtAATGTAGTGCACTAAAATCGCACAGTGAATTCCGAACCAGTTGTGagatgcaaaacaaaacaaatgttgaCTCATAGCAGCTGTGACGAGATAGTTTCAGAACGAGGGAACGAGTCTTTTCCTCCGCTGTGggcgacacacacaaaaaaagagcgAAGGCAGGAACGATTCTTTGATCGAGAGAACAATGTCCCCGTTTTGAGTTGCGGCTTGGAAAGGAAAGGGAGACGGGTCCGAGGGAGACAATACTTTGCCGTTGGAACGTGACGGGACCGGTGATATCGATCAACTGGCGCGACAAATGTTGCCGCCAAGCGAGCAACGACTGAATAGTCGTGTACAGCGTTGGATTTTAGCGACAAAGGCCGGAGGAATattcttgtttttctctacaCGGCACGCAACGGCAGTTGTAGCGTTGATAAAGTGACAGAATGTGTTTCCCGTTCATTGTTTCTGATTTGATCGAATATTAGTTTCTGGAAGATGATATGAGGCCCCACAGTGGGAGATATGTTTCCGTTTTAAAAAGTGAACGTGCAAgctttgtttctgtttaaaTTCGACAAACTGCGAAAATTTTGCTGTGTGCGATTTTAAGGGGAGAGAAaggagggggaaaaaaaggtgtgtgtgtgaaagaagaATCAGTAGAAGTTAGTTTTCTACCCGCTCGGCAGAATTTGCTGGTTTTTCTTCCACCACCAGATTTCTTGGTTTTCTCTGACACGCGCGTAGGTGAAGAAAAAAGTTGCGGAGAAATTTTCTCTAACCCCACTTTTCTACCACGGCTCGGCAGACTTTGCAGTTTTTCTCAATTTTTGGTTTCTCCACCGGCTGTGTACGCGGTAGATTCGCCGCGGCGACGCCGGTGAGCGAGCTTGTCTGAAGTATTACCAGTTTTCTCGCTAAACTAACTGTGGTTGTTGTTCTCCTTTGGACAATTTCATCCGGGCCGGCTGTTGTGAGCtttgatttttcttcttctgctggcaaattctctctctttttccttcCTCCACATAATCTATTACGGCCGGTTTTCTGtaagtttaaaacaaaaagtttACCCCACTTCCCCGCAAgacattcctctctctctctctctctctctctctctctctctctttcattctctttctctgagCCGATGTGCATTAAACAAGAGAAGTTGAGCCATACTACGATTTAGACAATCTGGGATTCACACAAGGGAGAAAAGATCAAGGACGATTCTTTCCTAAAAAAACCCAAACTATACAGTTTTTGATCGGCTGAAATAaagaacggggggggggggggggggggaatattctttttctctgtggcacggcacggcacgcaACAGTAGTAGCAGCGTTGataaaaacagacagaacaagacagagagacagacagaacaggacagaacagaacaggacagacagacagagagggaactttgaacttttgaaCTTTGACAACACCGCGGCCGCTCGGCAGTGTTGTGTCACGCTCCAGAATACGCCGCGATTGTCAGTCCTGCCTGGCTTACCTCCCTTACTCCCCTGCGTTCTGTGACTGAGAGGACTCGTCTCATTCTATTTCTGAGTTAAAaggtgtgtgttcgtgtgtgtgtttgtgtgttcgtgtgtgtgtgtgtgtgttcgtgtgtgtgtgtgtgttcgtgtatgtgttcgtgtgtgtgtgtgtgttcgtgtgtgtgtgtgtgttcgtgtgtgttattgtgtgtgtgtgtgttattgtgtgtgtgtgttattgtttgctGTTATAAATACACTTAAAAAAATAACCCCCACTCCGATTCGGAcccaaattttgaaaaactttgttttgatacaagattttcttctcgacataaaaagtcacgctgaaaccccgtaatgtcttagttagaaaatgtgtcttcatcggctcaaaatttcattgtaatctatagcgagggttcttctggggttttcaacatggcggtatactacaaacaaacacacacacacaccaaatgaccccccccccccttaaaatacAACCCGGGGTCTTTATTAGACGTAGGGTTTACCATCTAACAGATACTCCGATTCGGAcccaaattttgaaaaactttgttttgatACAAGATTTTCTTCTCGACATAAAAAGTCACGCTGAAACCCCGTAATGTCTTAGTTAGAAAATGTGTCTTCATCGGCTCAAAATTTCATTGTAATCTATAGCGAGGGTTCTTCTGGGGTTTTCAACATGGCCAAATGTGATCTCAGGCAGTGTGGGGATAGTGAAAATATAAGAGGACCATAGAACAAAGAATTTCCCACTTGGgctataacatatatatatatatatatatatatatatatatcccatgacctcccttctttgtctctgttacttcagtatgggtatatatgttgtatttttatagctcaataaatacatcatggactccaaaaaatatatgatagtgcagattccgatttgggcaaaggactactttcctcccgacctttgacctcgcgccgaacaatgtgacacatttgtatgaagttctaaaatcgtattgcacggctcagaaaaccatatcagttgcacgcaaaaatgaatctcagaactgatctgatgtatgagatgcaataagcaaaagtttctttcattatgaaagcaatgcaggtcgaaaaaaacgaacattcaacttacaagataaccagatgctagcgaaccaaaacaaaaacacgagtaccctccccttgcatcgttagcagacgacttttgagaatctgtcggtagtttgttttggtgtgcgccttcagctatcaaacatcggctgtttcacgtgttttgcgagcaagtctactcttttgcctggctctgcagtaagtccacatatttttccgtaatccagtcatattccttcaaaatgcaatcaatcggcggtgacagacgtgtcggtcgcgttttcctcacacccatgccagtttaagttcatccatgcaaacacactcgcaaaacagtttatcacgtagatacatttcaaatagggagcaaatggttaaatctaaacctacatatttgttccctaaaatttgcttctctgtcaataagcctaattacacacgttcgagaaaaacaacgtggaatcaattctgaatcgagtaagccaaatgggtcccaaccccgtttcgcccgttctgccgacctgaaacgcaaaacaaaagaattgtgcgcttcaactaaattaatttctattcgacttcattactttcttgcaacttatgaacctttacttaaagcttttaaatggtctgaaagtagtgttaccgcgtacttatcgatgcactcattcgttttattttttcagcgacggtcacttaaggttgcaaaagggctaagtctcgctggcaacagttttaccctgcacagatcgcaacagtgccgctagtagtctacactttgtgtttgatggtagaatgggatatacagattacaacactcgtggttttttatatggcttgtatttcagtcaagacccagcgggaatatcaatcgagagccactcgccagaggctcgtgtctcccgatgatattcatccgctgggtcttgactgaaatacaagccatataaaaaaccactcgtgttgtaacctatacatatatatatatatatatgtgtgtgtgtgtgtgtgtgtgtgtgtgtgtgtgtgtgtgtgcgtgtgtgggtgtgtgtgtgtgtgtgtgtgtgtgtgtgtgtgtgtgtgagagagagagagtgatatgATGCTCCACAGAGTATCGATCCCTTATAACGTGTCATggagaacaaagaaagaaacacattcGGGAAAATATTTAACAATTTCACCCACATGTTGCTGAAAATGATGAGCATGCGCACAATCAGTTCCCGTGACGTGAAGATAAACTTGAAGCTGAGGCACTTGTCGGCATCGAGGAGGCTCGTGACGTCATCAACCTCGGGCAGCTTGGTTTGGTTGGAGGCGGCGATCTTCTCCAGAACTTGCAGAGCTTCCTTCTCGCGACCCTTGGAGGCCAGCCAGCGGGGAGACTCCGGGATCAACCTTTAATTATAAGTATATACAGTCCAACCCACTTTTATGGAACTCGGATATAGCCAACATCGCTTAGGCTATAGGAAAGAACTATGTGGGCTCCGGATAAGAACAGCCTCGGATATAAGAAGTGGAAAAAAGAACCCTGCTCAACTTTCTGATAAGCTGCTTTCACTGCACGGTGAGCGTCTTCTTGAATTTGTGTTCGCTTTGGACTTCAGGGATTTTACTTGTGGAAAGAAATTCCAGCAGAGACATCCTTGTTTGACGGTTTAGTTGTTTTCGTGTCTCATTTAAGCAGAAACTCCAAATAAAGTGTGCTTACCACCAGTAGGCGAGGAGGAAGATGGATGGGACAGACAGAGCGATCTCCAGGTATCTCCAGTTCCTGATGAAGTATGTGAAGATGAGCAGGAGCAGCATTCCCAGGCACCAAGACAGCCCCATGAAGATTCCAACAAACACCCGCTTTGACGGTCCCACAATCTCCATCCCTGAAATGGAGCTTTGTTTATATAtatttccccctccccccaaaatgCTGCTGATCAAACGTTGGATCATGTATTCCACTCGTGGAGTCTAATGTGTGACAAACAAATGGAATGTTGACATTGAAATTAGAATCAAAGCACAATCTGTATTTTCTTATTCGGTATCGAATAAATCGAATGTGGGGGTAAAATCTGCTTCAATTGCAAGATCATGACTTGCTTTTCTCTGTCTAGATAATTGTACTTCTTGAAATTGGCAGGGAAACATTCTGTCAGGAGTTTATTTTGGCTGACGCCCGGCTGACGTCCTCCATGTAGCTGCGTCACTCACCAATGACCATGCCGTTGACCCAGAGAGCCAAGCGGGCCATACCGAGGACGAAGCGACAGACGTTGAGCGCGATGAAGTTGTCGGTGAAAGCGATACCGAAACCTCCAGCGACCAGAGCCAAGCCGCCTATGTAGAATGGTATCTTCCGACCAAACCTGGAAAGATTAAATCAGATCAGATCAATTTTTATGTCCGAGGTCAACGCGaacatatttgttttgttttcatacAACCCTCGCACAGAACGAGGAAAGAAGCACGTACAGCAACCTACAAgtctttcctcttcttcttcgttcatgggctgaaacccccacattcactcatgtttttgcaaagCTAAATTACATCaggcgcatgaattaacaaaaGAAATAATTATTTATCAGACAGTTCTTGTCAGCAATAAAACGCAGACGAAATTCCCA
The sequence above is a segment of the Littorina saxatilis isolate snail1 linkage group LG3, US_GU_Lsax_2.0, whole genome shotgun sequence genome. Coding sequences within it:
- the LOC138961274 gene encoding organic cation transporter protein-like; translated protein: MGCLFGTFVCGFVADRFGRKIPFYIGGLALVAGGFGIAFTDNFIALNVCRFVLGMARLALWVNGMVIGMEIVGPSKRVFVGIFMGLSWCLGMLLLLIFTYFIRNWRYLEIALSVPSIFLLAYWWLIPESPRWLASKGREKEALQVLEKIAASNQTKLPEVDDVTSLLDADKCLSFKFIFTSRELIVRMLIIFSNITF